In a genomic window of Streptomyces noursei ATCC 11455:
- a CDS encoding SDR family NAD(P)-dependent oxidoreductase: protein MSKDQHGRIVLITGGSSGIGLATAGAFLDEGDSVVLVGRDTARLDAAREQLADRVHSGACMDVFTADVSRTDQIDGVVEQVVARHGHIDVVFANAGTLDAPPVLETDEATFDRIMNTNVKGVFFLVIRALPHMPPGGAVVVTSSAAEAKGRPAGALYAASKASVRSLVRTLALDSAVLDRRIRINAVTPGLIETPMTSHKDPAVNAAIKEYVTSTVPMGRWGLADEVARSVVFLSGDGASYITGTQIVVDGGLTQL from the coding sequence ATGAGCAAGGACCAGCACGGCCGGATCGTGCTAATCACAGGGGGTAGCAGCGGGATCGGACTGGCCACGGCCGGGGCGTTCCTGGACGAGGGTGACTCGGTCGTACTGGTCGGCCGGGACACGGCACGGCTGGACGCGGCACGCGAGCAGCTCGCCGACCGGGTGCACAGCGGCGCGTGCATGGACGTGTTCACCGCCGATGTGTCACGCACGGACCAGATCGACGGCGTCGTGGAGCAGGTGGTGGCCCGGCACGGGCACATCGACGTGGTGTTCGCCAACGCGGGCACGCTGGATGCCCCGCCGGTCCTGGAGACCGATGAGGCCACGTTCGACCGGATCATGAACACCAACGTGAAGGGCGTGTTCTTCCTTGTGATCCGCGCCCTGCCGCACATGCCCCCGGGCGGGGCGGTGGTGGTGACCAGCTCCGCCGCCGAAGCCAAGGGCCGGCCGGCCGGCGCGCTGTACGCCGCAAGCAAGGCGAGCGTACGCAGCTTGGTGCGCACGCTCGCCTTGGACAGCGCGGTGCTCGACCGCCGTATCCGGATCAACGCGGTCACCCCCGGCCTCATCGAGACCCCGATGACCTCCCACAAGGACCCGGCAGTCAACGCGGCGATCAAGGAGTACGTCACCTCCACCGTGCCGATGGGCCGATGGGGACTGGCAGACGAGGTCGCCCGGTCGGTGGTGTTCCTGTCCGGCGACGGCGCTTCCTACATCACCGGTACGCAGATCGTCGTCGACGGCGGGCTCACCCAGCTCTGA
- a CDS encoding aldo/keto reductase, translated as MGGNQRLHVRLGRSATLVSRLWLGTVNFSGRVEDDDAVRLMDEALERGVNCVDTANIYGWRVHRGHTEELVGRWLAQGNGRREKVVLATKVGEPMGDGPNDKGLSARHIVTACEQSLRRLGVDCIDLYQMHRYDRTAPWEEVWQAMERLVSSGKVRYVGSSNFAGWHIASAQEYARQRHSLGLVTEQGIYNLAVRHAELEVLPAAQEYGVGVFAWSPLHGGLLSGVLRKLAQGTAVKSGQGRAQQLLPGMRSTIEAYEEFCRRIGAEPAEVGLAWVLSRPGISGAVIGPRDVRQLDSALRAMDLALGEQELAELDALFPPVGGGGPAPTAWNS; from the coding sequence ATGGGTGGAAATCAGCGACTGCACGTAAGGCTGGGGCGGAGCGCGACGCTGGTGAGCAGGCTCTGGCTCGGCACGGTGAATTTCAGCGGTCGAGTCGAGGACGACGACGCCGTCAGGTTGATGGACGAGGCCCTTGAGCGGGGTGTCAACTGCGTGGACACGGCGAACATCTACGGATGGCGAGTCCACCGCGGGCACACTGAGGAACTCGTCGGGCGCTGGCTGGCCCAGGGCAACGGCCGGCGGGAAAAGGTCGTTCTGGCTACCAAGGTCGGTGAGCCGATGGGCGACGGGCCCAACGACAAGGGCTTGTCCGCACGGCACATCGTTACAGCCTGCGAACAGTCGCTGCGCCGGCTGGGTGTCGACTGCATCGACCTCTACCAGATGCACCGCTACGACCGCACCGCCCCGTGGGAGGAGGTCTGGCAGGCGATGGAACGCCTGGTGTCCAGCGGCAAGGTTCGCTACGTGGGCTCGTCGAACTTCGCGGGGTGGCACATCGCCTCTGCACAGGAGTACGCCCGGCAGCGGCACTCCCTGGGGCTGGTGACCGAGCAAGGCATCTACAACTTGGCTGTGCGGCATGCCGAGTTGGAAGTGCTGCCCGCGGCGCAGGAGTACGGGGTGGGCGTATTCGCCTGGTCGCCGCTCCACGGTGGCCTGCTCAGCGGGGTGCTGCGCAAGCTCGCCCAGGGCACTGCGGTGAAGTCCGGGCAGGGAAGGGCCCAGCAGTTGCTGCCAGGAATGCGCTCCACCATCGAGGCGTACGAGGAGTTCTGCCGCCGCATAGGTGCAGAGCCCGCTGAAGTGGGGCTGGCCTGGGTGCTGTCCCGGCCAGGGATCAGTGGTGCGGTGATTGGTCCACGGGACGTCCGGCAGCTCGACTCGGCGCTCCGTGCGATGGACCTGGCGCTCGGCGAGCAGGAACTGGCCGAACTGGACGCCCTGTTCCCGCCCGTGGGCGGCGGTGGGCCCGCCCCCACGGCGTGGAACAGCTAG
- a CDS encoding NDP-hexose 2,3-dehydratase family protein translates to MTQVPERSHAAARFFSCGNSQVAASSRMSETHQWLHKVTERQQLEVSRVPFSAMDRWGFRPEDGSLAHDSGMFFSVQGIHVRTDSAWRPDWIQPIIVQPEVGFLGLIVKEFHGTLHLLVQAKTEPGNINTVQISPTVQATRSNYTGVHRGSRVRFFEYFDGTRPVRTLVDVLQSEQGAWFFHKRNRNVIVEVFDDIPEHENFRWMTLKQLRTLLHLDNVVNMDLRTILSCIPTVLGRTDAERLLGTVPEGSFAYRLLHSFIGMGNPQLNMSSILSWITDIRSRRECVQRVVPLHHIDRYGWVRTDHSIMHEEKKYFEIFGAEIRTSDREVKSWMQPLLSPTSTGLLALLVKQINGTLHALVQMRVEAGCLNIAELAPTVHCQPANYADAPPEHQPPYLDYVLTLPRTRIRYDSLQSEEGGRFHHAENRYMLAEVTDDFPDEHRAGYRWMTFGQITSLLEHSHYVNMQLRSLIACAAACTTPPG, encoded by the coding sequence ATGACACAGGTTCCGGAGCGTTCGCACGCAGCCGCTCGTTTCTTTTCCTGCGGCAATAGTCAGGTTGCGGCGTCATCGCGGATGAGTGAGACGCACCAATGGCTGCACAAGGTCACCGAGCGGCAGCAACTCGAGGTTTCCCGGGTTCCCTTCAGCGCCATGGATCGCTGGGGCTTCCGGCCGGAAGACGGCAGTTTGGCGCATGACTCCGGCATGTTCTTCTCAGTCCAGGGAATCCACGTCCGCACGGATTCCGCATGGCGCCCGGATTGGATCCAGCCGATCATCGTCCAACCCGAGGTCGGCTTCCTCGGCCTGATAGTGAAGGAGTTCCACGGCACACTCCACCTGCTGGTACAGGCCAAGACAGAGCCCGGCAACATCAACACGGTGCAGATCTCGCCCACTGTGCAGGCAACCCGCAGCAACTACACCGGCGTGCACCGTGGCTCCCGCGTACGGTTCTTCGAGTACTTCGACGGCACCCGCCCGGTCCGGACGCTCGTCGACGTGCTGCAGTCCGAGCAGGGAGCATGGTTCTTCCACAAACGGAACCGCAACGTCATCGTGGAGGTTTTCGATGACATTCCGGAACACGAGAACTTCCGGTGGATGACTCTGAAACAGCTGCGGACACTGCTGCACCTCGACAACGTGGTGAACATGGACCTGCGGACGATCCTGTCCTGCATTCCCACAGTGCTCGGCCGAACTGACGCGGAGCGTCTGCTCGGCACTGTTCCGGAAGGCTCCTTCGCATACCGCCTGCTGCACTCCTTCATTGGAATGGGTAATCCACAGTTGAACATGTCCAGCATACTGAGCTGGATCACGGATATACGCTCCCGTCGCGAATGTGTGCAGCGGGTCGTTCCGCTGCACCACATCGACCGGTACGGCTGGGTCCGGACCGATCACAGCATCATGCACGAGGAGAAGAAGTACTTCGAGATCTTCGGGGCTGAAATCCGCACCAGTGACCGCGAAGTGAAGTCGTGGATGCAGCCGCTTTTATCGCCGACCAGTACGGGACTGCTCGCGCTGCTTGTCAAGCAAATCAACGGCACGCTGCACGCCCTGGTCCAGATGCGCGTGGAGGCGGGCTGCCTGAACATCGCAGAACTGGCCCCGACCGTGCACTGCCAGCCGGCGAACTACGCTGACGCCCCGCCAGAGCATCAGCCGCCCTACCTCGACTACGTGCTCACCCTGCCTCGCACACGGATCAGATATGACAGTCTGCAGTCCGAGGAGGGCGGCCGTTTCCACCATGCGGAGAACCGGTACATGCTGGCCGAAGTCACCGATGACTTCCCCGACGAGCACCGGGCCGGTTACCGCTGGATGACGTTCGGCCAGATCACCTCCCTCCTGGAGCACAGCCACTACGTGAACATGCAGCTGCGCAGTCTGATTGCGTGCGCGGCGGCGTGCACCACGCCGCCGGGCTAG
- a CDS encoding activator-dependent family glycosyltransferase translates to MRVVLSAMTSKTHFYPLVPLAWALRAAGHEVRVVGLPGLTETITAAGLTAVPVGEDVALDEHMAEVGEDMINFVRSLDFSTDPRTLDWDYLLGTQTVLTPNLYALMTPDSLIDGMVEFCRRWKPDLLIWEPLTFAAPVAARVTGAAHARLLWGPDITTRVRHNFLNALGEQPEEHREDPFAEWMKWTLERHGAGHVYDEEMAVGQWTIDPVPASMRLGLGLPTVDMRFVPYNGPSVVPEWLHDRPERRRICVTLGVSGRDSGVGLVSIDEVMGAIADIDAEFIATLDAQQLETVSAVPDNVRTVDFVPMHALLPTCTAVVHHGGPGTWHTAAVNGVPQLILPNGWDSDVRARSTEEFGAGLALPVPQLTIGKLRDGLLRVLDEPRFQTGAEALRTEIMSAPSPAEIVPVLEKLTAQHARSRR, encoded by the coding sequence ATGCGCGTCGTGCTCTCCGCGATGACCAGCAAGACACATTTCTACCCTCTAGTTCCGCTCGCCTGGGCGCTCCGCGCAGCAGGCCATGAGGTCCGCGTGGTCGGGCTGCCCGGACTGACCGAGACGATCACGGCCGCCGGGCTCACCGCGGTTCCCGTCGGCGAGGACGTTGCGCTTGACGAGCACATGGCCGAGGTCGGCGAAGATATGATCAACTTTGTTCGGTCGCTGGACTTCAGCACCGACCCCAGGACCCTCGACTGGGACTACCTGCTGGGCACGCAGACCGTACTGACCCCCAATCTGTATGCGCTGATGACGCCCGACTCGCTGATCGACGGCATGGTCGAGTTCTGCCGCCGCTGGAAGCCCGACCTGCTCATCTGGGAGCCGCTCACTTTTGCAGCCCCCGTCGCGGCACGGGTGACCGGTGCCGCGCACGCCCGCCTGCTGTGGGGACCGGACATCACCACACGCGTACGGCACAACTTCCTGAACGCGCTCGGGGAACAGCCCGAGGAACACCGGGAGGATCCGTTCGCCGAGTGGATGAAGTGGACCCTCGAACGGCACGGTGCCGGGCACGTCTACGACGAGGAGATGGCCGTCGGCCAGTGGACCATTGACCCCGTACCGGCGAGCATGCGGCTGGGCCTGGGCCTACCCACAGTCGACATGCGCTTTGTTCCCTACAACGGTCCGTCCGTGGTACCGGAATGGCTGCACGACCGGCCAGAGCGCCGGCGCATCTGCGTCACGCTGGGAGTCTCCGGGCGGGACAGCGGTGTGGGACTGGTGTCCATTGATGAGGTCATGGGTGCCATTGCCGACATCGACGCCGAGTTCATCGCGACGCTCGACGCGCAGCAGTTGGAGACCGTGTCGGCCGTACCGGACAACGTGCGGACGGTCGACTTCGTGCCGATGCACGCGCTGCTGCCTACGTGCACGGCCGTCGTGCACCACGGCGGGCCGGGTACCTGGCACACCGCCGCTGTCAACGGGGTCCCCCAGCTCATCCTGCCCAACGGCTGGGACAGTGACGTTCGCGCCCGGAGCACCGAGGAGTTCGGTGCCGGCTTGGCGCTGCCCGTACCGCAGCTGACCATCGGCAAGCTCCGCGACGGACTGCTGCGCGTGCTGGACGAGCCGCGCTTTCAGACCGGCGCAGAGGCCCTGCGCACCGAGATCATGTCCGCCCCGTCCCCTGCCGAGATCGTCCCCGTACTGGAGAAGCTGACCGCGCAACACGCCCGTTCCAGACGCTGA
- a CDS encoding cytochrome P450 family protein, which yields MTTVEHSRLGSALQVARGRRWAFGANGDPYAMLLCGHDDDPWHWYEHIRASGPWFRSRTGTWVTTSHTQAVEVLDDPAFTRAWSSAPDWAAPFAGIQAAAPPDPLPDRETLVRQYAGLMPTSAARFDLMRDFAWEGALRGLAAQLGLSSADTGRLDAHASATRVSPDAVLSPQQLLVTERAIAALADAPDGAAVLGVELAANTVCRAILATCRTEGLADRLAADPELATRIATETFRAEPPVHLERRTALEDRELACARITAGSEVVVAVAAANRDPQVFADPGRFDPDRPEAPAVLSADRGCRDGLAGFVVAHVEAALRAAAQTLPRLSVAGPVIHRRRSPVLRGISRCPVEI from the coding sequence ATGACCACTGTGGAACATAGCCGGCTGGGGAGCGCACTCCAGGTTGCCCGCGGGCGCCGGTGGGCTTTCGGCGCGAACGGCGACCCGTACGCGATGCTGCTGTGCGGGCACGATGACGATCCGTGGCATTGGTACGAGCACATCCGCGCGTCCGGCCCGTGGTTTCGCAGCCGCACCGGCACGTGGGTGACCACGAGCCACACCCAGGCGGTCGAGGTGCTCGACGACCCGGCCTTCACCCGAGCGTGGAGCTCCGCACCCGATTGGGCCGCCCCCTTTGCCGGCATCCAAGCCGCTGCTCCGCCGGACCCGCTGCCCGACCGGGAAACGCTGGTCCGCCAGTACGCCGGGCTGATGCCGACGTCGGCAGCGCGGTTCGACCTGATGAGGGACTTCGCCTGGGAGGGCGCGCTGCGCGGCCTCGCCGCCCAGCTCGGCCTTTCCAGTGCGGACACGGGGCGACTGGACGCGCACGCGTCGGCCACCCGGGTGAGCCCGGACGCCGTGCTGAGCCCGCAGCAACTGCTCGTGACGGAACGGGCGATCGCCGCGCTGGCGGACGCACCAGACGGGGCCGCGGTGCTCGGCGTCGAGCTGGCCGCGAACACCGTGTGCCGAGCCATCCTCGCCACCTGCCGGACCGAGGGACTGGCCGACCGGTTGGCCGCCGACCCTGAGCTGGCGACGCGCATCGCCACGGAGACGTTCCGGGCCGAGCCACCGGTCCACCTCGAACGGCGCACCGCCCTCGAGGACCGTGAGCTGGCCTGCGCGCGTATCACGGCGGGCAGCGAGGTGGTCGTCGCCGTCGCGGCCGCCAACCGCGATCCGCAGGTGTTCGCAGATCCCGGCCGGTTCGACCCGGACCGCCCCGAGGCGCCGGCGGTGCTCAGCGCTGACCGCGGCTGCCGCGACGGCCTGGCGGGGTTCGTCGTCGCGCATGTGGAGGCGGCGCTGCGCGCTGCGGCGCAGACGTTGCCCCGCCTCTCCGTGGCGGGGCCGGTGATACACCGCCGCCGTTCTCCGGTGCTCCGTGGGATCAGTCGTTGTCCGGTCGAGATTTAG